Proteins from one Planctomyces sp. SH-PL62 genomic window:
- the dnaA gene encoding chromosomal replication initiator protein DnaA produces MVGATGKTKGRERQAKAPETDRSLVSHELEGALREAVAERVGETRFGLWFGEGVRLGVVGEGQGDSVEVVAPNAYFRDRIKSGFAASVADAVRQVVGRSLPVSYSVQDEAEPRHDVEAVPERPTTGDDRRTKVTVPVPGGPRPSASPVERPSTDLPHRFAAPPGSSRVLRSLDDFVVGPATQLGCAAAREMVRSGGRSFNPLFIHGGVGLGKTHMLEGIAQGMRQAHPGLNVVHVTAEAFTNGFLEAMRTSSLSSFRSRYRGVNVLVIDDVHFLASKRATQEEFLHTFNALIERGVPIVLSSDQHPRRIAKLTDELATRFLGGMVVKLDAPDLETRKAIVRAKAKAKGVEVPSAVVDFIAEHVKTSVRELEGALQSVLAHASLSNRPVGMVVAKTALRETIRNTSQSVALRDVEKSICLFFQVEADDLKSGSRVRTLAYPRMLAMYLARKHAGASYSEIGRYFGGRNHSTVMSAEKKVVGWLKDDARSPLLPGFDSVVEILADLESKLGA; encoded by the coding sequence ATGGTCGGGGCGACCGGGAAGACGAAGGGACGCGAGCGGCAGGCGAAGGCGCCCGAGACGGATCGTTCGCTGGTCTCCCACGAGCTGGAGGGGGCGCTTCGGGAGGCGGTCGCGGAGCGCGTCGGGGAGACGCGGTTCGGGCTGTGGTTCGGCGAGGGGGTCCGCCTGGGGGTCGTCGGCGAGGGCCAGGGGGATTCGGTCGAGGTCGTGGCGCCGAACGCCTACTTCCGCGACCGCATCAAGAGCGGGTTCGCGGCGAGCGTGGCCGACGCGGTGCGGCAGGTGGTCGGCCGGTCCTTGCCCGTCTCTTACTCCGTGCAGGACGAGGCCGAGCCCCGTCACGACGTCGAGGCGGTCCCCGAGCGGCCGACGACGGGCGACGACCGTCGGACCAAGGTGACGGTGCCGGTCCCGGGCGGGCCGAGGCCGTCGGCCTCGCCGGTCGAGCGGCCCTCGACCGACCTCCCCCACCGCTTCGCCGCCCCTCCGGGCTCCTCGCGAGTCCTCCGCAGCCTCGACGACTTCGTGGTCGGCCCGGCGACCCAGCTCGGCTGCGCGGCGGCCCGCGAGATGGTCCGCTCGGGGGGGCGGTCGTTCAACCCTCTGTTCATCCACGGGGGCGTCGGCCTGGGCAAGACCCACATGCTCGAAGGGATCGCCCAGGGCATGCGGCAGGCCCACCCCGGCCTCAACGTCGTGCACGTCACGGCCGAGGCGTTCACGAACGGGTTTCTGGAGGCGATGCGGACCTCCTCGCTGTCGAGCTTCCGGAGCCGGTATCGGGGCGTCAACGTCCTGGTGATCGACGACGTCCACTTCCTGGCCTCGAAGCGGGCGACGCAGGAGGAGTTCCTCCACACGTTCAACGCCCTCATCGAACGCGGCGTGCCGATCGTTTTGTCTTCGGACCAGCATCCCAGGCGGATCGCCAAGCTGACCGACGAGCTGGCCACGCGGTTCCTGGGCGGGATGGTCGTCAAGCTCGACGCCCCCGACCTGGAGACCCGCAAGGCGATCGTCCGGGCCAAGGCGAAGGCCAAGGGGGTCGAGGTCCCGTCGGCGGTGGTCGACTTCATCGCCGAGCACGTGAAGACGAGCGTCCGGGAGCTGGAGGGGGCCTTGCAGAGCGTGCTGGCCCACGCCTCGCTGTCGAACCGGCCGGTCGGCATGGTGGTCGCGAAGACGGCCCTCCGCGAGACGATCCGCAACACGTCGCAGTCGGTGGCCCTCCGCGACGTCGAGAAGTCGATCTGCCTCTTCTTCCAGGTCGAGGCCGACGACCTCAAGTCCGGCAGCCGGGTCCGCACGCTGGCCTACCCCCGGATGCTGGCCATGTACCTGGCCCGCAAGCACGCCGGGGCCAGCTACAGCGAGATCGGCCGCTACTTCGGCGGGCGGAACCACTCGACCGTGATGTCGGCCGAGAAGAAGGTCGTCGGCTGGCTCAAGGACGACGCCCGCAGCCCGCTCCTCCCCGGCTTCGACAGCGTGGTCGAGATCCTCGCCGACCTGGAATCCAAGCTCGGCGCCTGA